One region of Thalassophryne amazonica chromosome 16, fThaAma1.1, whole genome shotgun sequence genomic DNA includes:
- the gh1 gene encoding somatotropin: MDKVYILVCVLCLGVSGQPITDSQRLFSIAINRVQHLHLLAQRLFSDFENSLQMEERRQLNKVFLHDFCNSDYIISPVNKHETQRSSVLKLLSISYNLIESWEFPSHSLSGGSAPRNQISPKLTELKTGILLLIRASQDGTDMAPDPAELQLAPYGNYYQSVGGEESLRRMYELLACFKKDMHKVETYLSVVKCRLSPESNCTL; encoded by the exons ATGGACAAAG TCTACATCCTGGTCTGTGTCTTGTGTCTCGGTGTTTCTGGTCAGCCAATCACAGACTCTCAGCGTCTATTTTCCATCGCTATCAACCGGGTGCAGCATCTCCACCTGCTGGCCCAGAGACTCTTCTCTGACTTT GAGAATTCTCTACAGATGGAGGAACGGCGTCAACTCAACAAAGTTTTCCTGCATGATTTCTGCAACTCTGATTATATCATCAGTCCCGTCAACAAGCATGAGACACAACGTAGCTCT GTGCTAAAGCTGCTGTCAATCTCTTATAATTTGATTGAGTCTTGGGAGTTTCCCAGCCATTCTTTGTCAGGAGGATCCGCTCCCAGGAATCAGATTTCACCCAAACTGACGGAACTCAAGACTGGAATCCTTCTGCTGATCAGG GCTAGTCAGGATGGAACAGACATGGCTCCAGATCCCGCTGAGCTACAGCTCGCGCCATACGGAAACTACTACCAGAGTGTTGGAGGGGAGGAGTCGCTGCGCAGAATGTATGAACTGCTAGCCTGCTTTAAGAAAGACATGCACAAG GTGGAGACGTATCTTTCAGTGGTGAAATGTAGACTGTCTCCAGAATCCAACTGCACCCTGTAG